In a single window of the Desulfovibrio mangrovi genome:
- a CDS encoding LytR/AlgR family response regulator transcription factor: MKIRCIIVDDEPPARDEWLYMLSRMEDVEVVATASSATQALEVIYEHEPDLVFLDIEMPGGNGFTVVEQLMDMEDPPFVIFATAFDQYAIRAFEENAIDYILKPLEEQRVRKGLDKVRQRLARDTAQEAGEKPHMELTQLLERIGQRDSFTRISVESRGRVLLLQPQDVYFCRADDKKVWVHTRDEQYLGHGMVNLGRLEERLGAHAFFRANRADLVNLAKVREFAPWFNGKYTVIMDDAVGTEIVVNRSRVKDFKDRLGL, translated from the coding sequence ATGAAAATCAGGTGCATCATAGTGGATGACGAGCCGCCGGCACGCGACGAGTGGCTCTACATGCTTTCCCGCATGGAGGATGTGGAGGTGGTTGCCACCGCGTCTTCCGCTACGCAGGCGCTTGAGGTTATTTACGAACATGAGCCCGATCTGGTGTTTCTGGATATAGAGATGCCGGGCGGCAACGGGTTTACCGTCGTTGAGCAGCTCATGGATATGGAAGACCCACCCTTCGTCATTTTTGCGACCGCGTTCGACCAGTACGCCATTCGTGCATTTGAAGAGAACGCCATCGACTACATTCTGAAGCCGCTTGAAGAGCAGCGCGTTCGCAAGGGACTGGACAAGGTGCGTCAGCGTCTGGCGCGGGATACGGCCCAGGAGGCCGGTGAAAAGCCGCATATGGAACTGACGCAGCTGCTGGAACGGATAGGGCAGCGCGATTCGTTCACCCGCATTTCCGTGGAAAGCAGGGGGCGCGTTCTGCTGCTGCAGCCGCAGGATGTGTATTTCTGCCGTGCCGACGACAAGAAGGTGTGGGTGCACACCCGCGACGAACAGTATCTGGGCCACGGCATGGTCAACCTCGGCAGACTGGAAGAGCGGCTGGGCGCACATGCCTTTTTCCGCGCCAACAGGGCCGATCTGGTGAATCTTGCCAAGGTCAGGGAGTTCGCTCCATGGTTTAACGGCAAGTACACCGTTATCATGGACGACGCCGTGGGCACGGAAATCGTGGTCAACCGCAGCAGGGTTAAGGATTTCAAGGACCGCCTCGGACTGTAG
- a CDS encoding DsbA family protein, producing the protein MFHKALTAALLISLCLFAGTASAADATTTKDNEALKQQLESILRENPEVLMNVLRENSEELFMIMREGSQKAQRKAITAQWKNDVDVPKTVNLKNRLVRGDADSPVTIVAFSDFTCPYCEQAAFTVNTILKHYGKTVRFVFKNFPLASHEHARTASEYFVAAGLQDKDKAWKLYDAIFANRAVLIADGEPFLKDTAASLGLDVKRLEADAKSTAVKAIIDEDTKEAQDFGFSGTPYFLVNNIVIRGALPFDLFSEAVDLALDHANKKK; encoded by the coding sequence ATGTTCCACAAGGCCCTGACAGCCGCATTGCTCATCTCCCTCTGCCTGTTCGCCGGAACCGCCAGCGCGGCAGACGCCACAACCACCAAGGATAACGAAGCGCTGAAACAGCAACTGGAAAGCATTCTGCGCGAAAATCCCGAAGTGCTCATGAACGTTCTGCGCGAAAACAGCGAAGAGCTGTTCATGATCATGCGCGAAGGCTCCCAGAAGGCTCAGCGCAAGGCCATTACCGCCCAGTGGAAAAACGACGTGGACGTGCCCAAGACCGTGAACCTGAAGAACCGTCTTGTACGCGGCGATGCGGACAGCCCCGTTACCATCGTGGCCTTTTCCGACTTCACCTGCCCCTACTGCGAGCAGGCCGCCTTTACCGTGAACACCATTCTCAAGCACTACGGCAAGACCGTGCGCTTCGTGTTCAAGAACTTCCCGCTTGCCAGCCACGAGCACGCCCGCACGGCTTCCGAATACTTCGTCGCCGCCGGCCTGCAGGACAAGGACAAGGCATGGAAGCTCTATGACGCCATCTTCGCCAACCGCGCCGTGCTCATCGCCGACGGTGAGCCCTTCCTCAAGGACACCGCCGCCTCCCTCGGGCTGGATGTAAAGCGTCTGGAAGCAGACGCCAAGAGCACCGCCGTGAAGGCCATCATTGATGAAGACACCAAGGAAGCACAGGACTTCGGATTCTCCGGAACCCCCTACTTCCTCGTGAACAACATCGTCATCCGCGGCGCGCTGCCCTTCGACCTTTTCAGCGAAGCCGTGGACCTTGCGCTGGATCACGCCAACAAGAAAAAATAG
- a CDS encoding LytS/YhcK type 5TM receptor domain-containing protein, with the protein MTTEVLLRVLIERFGLIVAAAFLLLSLRPLERFGGKHTSSVQTVFYMAFFGIFGILGTYSGNDIHQSVANLRAMAVITGGLFGGPVVGAGAGLIAGLHRNLIDLGGFSALPCGLATFIEGLVAGLVARKLGDGLDWRAAAAIGILGETLHMGLVLLLSRPFEDALHLVKIIGMPMVVVNSLGAVLFVQVISLVFKDREKRDSDMAEQILSIANQSVAHLRGGLNADSARETARIIYDRIPVSAVSITDDTTVLAHIGIGGDHHTVGCDISTLGTRRVLETGEPLFLSGPEDIGCEFKSCPLYSGIVVPLRKRDRIVGTLKFYGSKDDPLDRIRFELAKGLASLFSTQLELEDLHLQTRMLAHAEIRRLQAQINPHFLFNSLNTIAAFCRTNSDKARELLLDLSRYMRRNLDSSRGFIPLSDELEQVQSYLAIEQARFGDRIRVQMDVAPGCESWPVPPLLIQPIVENGVKHGIARREEGGLIKLAISREGDELCVAVQDNGVGMPPEQVQHLFTPRAVESASEGIGVMNCHQRLAQMFGPDYGLQIDSLPGQGTQVLFRIPRAPVLQ; encoded by the coding sequence ATGACGACAGAAGTCTTGCTCCGTGTGCTCATTGAGCGGTTCGGGCTTATTGTGGCGGCGGCGTTTCTGCTGCTTTCGCTGCGCCCGTTGGAGCGTTTTGGCGGCAAGCACACCTCATCGGTGCAGACCGTCTTTTATATGGCCTTTTTCGGCATCTTCGGCATTCTGGGCACCTACAGCGGCAACGACATCCATCAGTCCGTTGCCAACCTGCGCGCCATGGCCGTCATTACGGGCGGGCTGTTCGGCGGTCCCGTTGTCGGCGCCGGTGCGGGGCTTATTGCGGGCCTGCACAGAAACCTCATCGATCTTGGCGGTTTTTCGGCCCTGCCATGCGGCCTTGCCACCTTTATAGAGGGTCTTGTGGCCGGTCTTGTGGCCCGCAAGCTGGGCGACGGTCTGGACTGGCGCGCCGCCGCCGCAATCGGCATTCTGGGCGAAACCCTGCATATGGGGCTGGTGCTTCTGCTCTCGCGTCCCTTTGAGGACGCCCTGCATCTGGTCAAGATCATCGGCATGCCCATGGTTGTGGTCAACTCGCTGGGCGCGGTGCTCTTTGTGCAGGTCATCAGCCTTGTCTTCAAGGACCGTGAAAAGCGCGACTCGGACATGGCGGAGCAGATCCTTTCCATTGCCAACCAGTCCGTGGCGCATTTGCGTGGCGGCCTGAACGCGGACTCCGCACGCGAAACCGCGCGCATCATCTATGACCGTATTCCCGTTTCCGCCGTGTCCATCACGGATGACACCACCGTGCTGGCCCATATCGGCATCGGCGGCGACCATCATACCGTCGGGTGCGACATCAGCACCCTCGGCACGCGCCGCGTTCTGGAAACGGGCGAACCTCTTTTTCTGAGCGGGCCGGAGGACATCGGCTGCGAATTCAAGTCATGCCCGCTGTATTCCGGCATCGTGGTGCCGCTGCGCAAGCGCGACCGCATTGTGGGAACGCTCAAGTTCTACGGTTCCAAGGATGATCCGCTGGACCGCATACGCTTCGAGCTTGCCAAGGGGCTGGCAAGCCTCTTCTCCACGCAGCTGGAGCTGGAAGACCTGCATCTGCAGACCCGCATGCTCGCCCATGCGGAGATCCGCCGTCTGCAAGCCCAGATCAATCCGCACTTCCTGTTCAACTCGTTGAACACCATTGCGGCCTTCTGCCGCACCAACTCGGACAAGGCGCGCGAGCTTCTGCTGGACCTCTCGCGCTACATGCGCCGCAACCTTGATTCCAGCCGCGGGTTCATTCCGCTTTCCGATGAACTGGAGCAGGTGCAGTCGTACCTCGCCATCGAGCAGGCGCGCTTCGGCGACCGTATTCGCGTGCAGATGGACGTGGCTCCCGGTTGCGAAAGCTGGCCCGTGCCGCCGCTTCTGATCCAACCCATAGTGGAAAACGGCGTGAAGCATGGCATTGCCCGCCGCGAGGAAGGGGGCCTGATCAAGCTGGCCATCTCGCGCGAGGGTGATGAACTCTGCGTGGCCGTGCAGGACAACGGGGTGGGCATGCCGCCGGAGCAGGTGCAACACCTGTTCACGCCGCGGGCTGTGGAATCCGCTTCCGAAGGCATCGGCGTGATGAACTGCCATCAGCGTCTGGCGCAGATGTTCGGGCCGGATTACGGCCTGCAGATCGACAGCCTGCCGGGGCAGGGAACGCAGGTGCTCTTCCGCATACCCAGAGCGCCCGTGTTGCAGTAA